Within the Halomonas sp. HL-93 genome, the region CGTCGGTCCTGGCGTGCATAGCCAAAGTAGGGCAGCACGGCCGTGATGCGAGTGGCTGAGGCGCGCCGCAGGGCGTCGACCATCAGGATCAGTTCCATCAAGTTATCGTTGGTCGGCGCACAGGTGGATTGCAGGATGAAGACATCCTTACCGCGCACGTTCTCATTGATCTCGACCGCGATTTCACCGTCGCTGAATTGACCCACCGTGGCATTACCCATTCGGCTGTCTAAGCTCTCGGCAATTTTTTGAGCGAGTTCGGGATTAGCGTTCCCGGCGAAAACCATCAATTTTGACACGCGCAGCCACCTTTGCAGTGTTGGGGATCAGGGAGGAAAACGCAGGTCAACGTTAGGTTGGCTGGGGTACCAGGATTCGAACCTGGGAATGCCGATACCAAAAACCGGTGCCTTACCACTTGGCGATACCCCAGTAATAACCTAATGCGATGACCGGGCGAATCAGCAGCCCAAAGCATCATGTAGAGGAGAGGTGTTGAGTCCGCGTGCTACCCAGGCTGGTCCGTGATGGCCCGCCGCCTCGGCAACTGCGTATGCCGTCTGCGCATTCTCAAATGCAGCAAACACGCAGGCCCCTGTGCCGGTTAACCGGCTCGGTGCATGCTGTGATAGCCAGTCTAGCGTTTCCGCAATGGCTGGATAGCGCTGTTTGACCACGGCTTCACAGTCGTTGCGCCACTCCGACGCTCCCCCCTGCAGTGCGCGCGCCATAGTAATGGGGCGGCTGTCGCGTGTCAATTGCGGGTCCTTGAATACAGCAGGCGTTGAAACGCTAACGCCGGGGTGAATAATCACAAACCAGGGGGTGTCGAGCATGACCGGCGTAAGCTGCTCTCCAACGCCTTCCGCCCAGGCACTACGGCCATACACAAATACGGGGACATCAGCGCCTAGCTGTAGCCCCAGTTGGGCCAGCTCATCAAGCGAAAAACCCAGCTGCCAGAGCACATTGAGGCCCAGTAGCGTTGTGGCCGCATCGGAGCTGCCGCCGCCAAGCCCGCCACCCATGGGTAGCTTTTTGTCCAATGCCAGCGTCGCGCCCTGTCGGGTGCCGCTGGCCTGCTGGAGCAGCCGTGCGGCACGTACGATCAGATTGTCGCTATCGGCGACGCCAGGCACACGGCTAATTAGTTGGATGATGCCGTCATCGCGCGCGCTAAGTGTCAACTGGTCGCACAAGTTAACGATCTGAAACAGCGTTTGCAGCCGATGGTAGCCGTCTTCACGACGGCCGGTAATGTGTAACAGCCGATTCAGCTTGGCGGGCGCGGGCAGCGTTAAGGTCGTCATAATGGCTTGGCTTATTCGTCCTCGTCATCCGTGGGACGCCACTCATTGACGATTAGGGTGATGCGAATATCGTCATAGTTCATGACCAGGCGGCGCGGTAGCCAAAGCCCGTTGTATTGCTCCCATTCGCGATAGTCAATTTCCCAACCATCCTGTTCCAGGTGGCTTGGGAAGCCAAACTCATCGGTTTCCAACTGGTAGTTGTCGTCATCCCCGGGCAGGCCGCGCGTCCAGTCGGGCATGGCGCGGACCGGCAGTGACCAGCCGAGTTGTTCTTCCATCAGTGCTTCTGGGGTTTCTGCTTCAAACTGGCCGTCGCCGTTAGACAGCGAGAAGCGCCCCTCGCTGCCTTCCAACACGGTACGGCCACCGCCAAAGGGACCGCTAATCAGCATGCGAAAGTAATGCGGATGCTGATTCCAGTCGAGGTTGGCACTGGTGTTTTCGTCAGGAGTGCGTAGCCCGGCCTTACCTACCAGGGTCCAGGTGTCGAGTGCTTCAACCTCGGCCTCTTGGGCCTCCCAGTCACCGGCTTGTCGACCGCTTTCATCTTGCGGTGCCTGGGTGGCACACCCGGCGAGTAATACCGCCACCGCACAGGCCATCAGCCTTGAGGCGCGGCGTAAAGGATGGCTCGGAATAAAAATTGAAGAGGTGTGCATGTCGGACTCCTTGTCAGTTAATTGGTCAACGGCGATCGCATTAAAGAATGGCATTCGGCTCGCGTTAGAGGGAATCTGCCGGGTCGAGTTCGGGATAGCGCTGTATTAATGCATCAATGGTTGGGTGGTTTGCGGTGCGCTGCTGTACGTCATTGATAATCTGGCGCGCTTCGTCACTTCGTCCAAGGGCATGCAGTACTTCAGCCAGGTGAGCGGCAATTTCCTGATCGGGCATGCGTGAATAAGCTCGTTCCAGCCAAGTGAGCGCTTCCTGAGGGTCGCCGAGGCGGTAGTGCACCCAGCCGAGGCTATCGAGAACGGCTGGATTATCAGCATCTAGCTTGTAGGCGCGCTCAATCAATTCGCGAGCTTCCTCCAGGCGGTCAGGAAGATCCAGATCCGCTAGGGTATAACCTAGCGCATTGAGTGCCACGGCGTTGTCGGGTTCGATGCTGATTACGTGGCGCAGATCCTGTTCCATTTGCTCAACGTCACCCATCTCCCAGGCACGCATTGCTCGATGGTAAAGCAGCTCAGTGTCATCGGGCGTGCGCGTTAGTTCGCGGGCGAGCAGAGCTTCTGCGTCAGCGGTGCGGCCGAGTTCGTCGAGCAACTGTACTTCCAGTTTAACTAAGTCGCTAAAGTAATCTTCATGACGCATGCGCTCGACGCGCAAGAAGGCGCGCGCGTCGATTAGCCGGTCGTCATCGATGAGCATTTGCGCCGCTGTAGCGCGTGCCGGTAAAAACTCCTCGCCACCATCTACCTGACGATAGTAGAGCAGCGCGTTCTCGGTGTCGTCTTCGGACTGGGCGATTAACCCAAGTAAATAATAGGCCAGGTTAGGCGTATTATCTTGACCCACCAGTGGCTTGAGTAGGCGCTGCGCGGGGGCGGCATAACCCTCATCTAAGTAAAGCTGCGCCAGGGCGACCCGCAATGCATCGCTGCCTGAATGACGGTCGAGCAGCGCATCGGTTTGCTGTTGGGCGGCGTCCAGATTATCAAGGCGGATCTCGGCTTGAGCCAGCAGCAGTAAAAAGCGCACATCGTCTGGGTTGTCCTGCAGGCCTTGCTGGGCCGCCTGACGCGCCCTGGCGGGATTGTCGGTTTCAAATGCCAGCTGACCTTCTACCAGTAGCAGCGTGGGCCGCTCAGTCAAACCAGAGGCTTGATCAAGGTAGCCACGGGCTTGCTCGGTACGCCCCAATGCCGCTTCCCAAAGTGCAGCCGCCAGCAGTGCATCGGCTTGCTGCACTGGGTCGCTGGGCGGCGTTTGATTTAAGTGCTCGACGAGGCGGTTCAGCAAGCTGTCAAGCGGGCCCTGTTCAGCAATCGCCGTTTCAGCAAAGCCGGTTAGCTCGCCATCCTGGTTGGCCGCTGTCAAGGCGAGACGGCGCTCCAGGCTTTCTAGCCAATTGCCCTGTTGCAGCGATAGAGCAGCCAACAGCCGGTTCGGGGTTTCGGCCTGAGGGTTGAGCGCTTTCCAGCCCTGTGCTGCCTCCTCAATCAGGCTGTCGTCATCGCTAAAGCGAGCGGCAAAGGTCGCTCGCTCAGCCAGTTCCTCCGCGCCGAAGCGTTCTGCAGCTTCAAGGTAGCCTTGGCTTGCGCGCTTGAAGTCGCCGCGCTGCCCAGCAAACTCTGCCTGCAGCAGCGTGCTTAAGCCGGCAGCGTCCAGCCCCTGCGAAATGGGCGGGGCGTTACGCATGGGGTCATCGGTAAACGGCAGCCGCTCATCGTGGGCATTGGGCGACAACTGACAGCCGCTCACGAATAGCGTGATGGCGGCCAGGGGGAATAGCAGCAAACGTGGTGGCATGCGGGTCTCAATCAGGTGGCCGAGTGCTCAGCATAGCGGCTTGCCCGCCTGCGGCAAAGTGGTGTGCGCCAGATCATTGTGTGCTGTGGTAAGATAACCCACTTTATCGAGCGGCATTTAGCCCTCACCATCGCTGCTTAGACTTGCCCGAGCAAGCCCAAACTGACGTGAAGACCGACATACTAGCGAAGACGCATACCCCATGACGCTCCTTGCCCTGGGAATTAATCATCGCACCGCCAGCGTAGCCGTGCGGGAACAAGTTGCTTTCACACCGGCGCAGCTCGACCACGCGCTGGCGGAATTGCGTGCGCTGCCGCAAATCAGCGAGGCGGCGGTGCTATCGACCTGTAACCGCACAGAGCTTTATTGCGTCACTAACGCGGCGGGTGAGCAAATCGTACTTGACTGGCTGGGCCGCTTTCATCAATTAAAAGTGGATGAGTTGACCCGCTGCGCCTACCACTACCTGGACAACGAAGCGGTACGCCACCTGATGCGCGTGGCCGTGGGACTGGATTCCATGGTGCTGGGTGAGCCGCAAATTCTTGGTCAGTTGAAAGACGCCTATCAGCAGGCCCGTGAAGCTCAGGGGCTGGGTAGTGAGCTTGAGCGGTTATTCCAGCATACCTTTGCGGTTGCCAAACAGGTGCGTACGGAAACCGGTATCGGTAAAAACCCGGTGTCGGTGGCTTATGCGGCGGTCAGTATGGCAAGCCGGATTTTCGACGACTTTGGTCGCTCGCGGGCGCTGCTGATCGGGGCAGGAGAAACCATCGAGTTAGTCGCCCGGCATCTCCATGAGGCGGGAGTTCGCAAACTGACGGTTGCTAACCGTACCCGCGAGCGAGCCGAGAAAATTTCGGGGCCGTTAGGCGGCACCGCGATTACTCTGCCGGAGATTCCGGCCGCGTTGGAAGAGGCCGATATCGTCATTTCCTCGACGGCGGCACCACTGCCAATTTTGGGCAAGGGAATGGTTGAGCGTGCCCTGAAAAAACGCCGTCATCGCCCGGTGTTCATGGTTGATATTGCCGTGCCGCGCGATATCGAGCCTGAGGTGGGTGAGCTTGCCGATGTTTTCCTCTACACAGTTGATGACCTTGAAGAAGTCATTCAGGAAAACCGCCGCCATCGCCAAGTGGCAGCCGACCAAGCTGAGTCTCTGATTGAGCATGGTGTTAGCGGCTGGCAGCATGAGCGGCGCATTCGTCATGGCGGCGAGCTTATTCGCGGCTACCGCCGTCACGGGGAGTCGCTGCGTGATACAGCACGAGATCAGGCCTTGGAGCGATTGGCGCGCGGCGAAGACCCGGCCAAGGTCGTCGAGCGCCTGGCCCACCAGCTGGCCAATCGGCTGATGCATCAACCGACACAAACGCTGCGCGATGCCGCATCTCAAGAGGATCACGTGTTATTGGAGGCGGCGCCGCGCCTCTTGATGCCGCCTAAGCCCGCCTTTGAGAAACCATCGACATCGACGGCCAATCGCCAGAAGGATGACACGCCCGCATGAAAGAAACTCTGCGCCAACGTTTAGATAGTTTTGCCGACCGGTTTGAAGAGCTGTCAATGCTGCTGTCTGACCCTGAGGTGATTCACGATCAGCAACGTTTTCGTGACTACTCCCGTGAATATTCAGAGCTTGATGAGTTGGTAGGTGCCTGGCAGCGCTATCGTCGCATTGAAAGCGATATCGAGGCAGCGCAGCAGCTCAGCCAGGACAGCGACCCGGAGATACGTGAGCTCGCTGAGATGGAGATTGACGACGGTCGCGAGCAGTTGGACACGCTGGATACAGAGCTTAAACGGCTGCTAGTGCCCAAAGACCCGGATGATGGTCGCGGGGTTTACTTGGAAGTCCGCGCGGGTACCGGCGGCGATGAAGCCTCGTTGTTTGCCGGTGATCTTTTCCGCATGTATTCCCGCTATGCCGAAAAGCGTGGCTGGCGTGTGGAAGTCGTCAGTGCCAGTCACGGCGAGCAGGGTGGATATAAAGAAGTTATTTCGCGGGTCAAAGGCGACGGTGTGTATGCCCGCTTGAAGTTCGAGTCGGGCGCCCACCGCGTGCAACGCGTCCCCGCGACCGAATCCCAGGGGCGTATTCACACCTCGGCGTGTACCGTGGCTGTGATGCCAGAAGTTGACGATGTTGGCGATGTGGATATCAACTCTGCAGATTTGCGAGTCGATACCTTCCGCTCCAGCGGCGCGGGCGGTCAGCACGTCAATACCACCGACTCGGCAATTCGCATTACCCACTTGCCGTCGGGCGTAGTCGTCGAATGTCAGGAAGAGCGCAGCCAGCACAAGAACCGCGCCAAGGCGATGTCGTTGCTGGCGGCGAAATTGAAACAAAGCGCACAAGATGCCCAGCGCCAGAGCCAGGCCGATGCTCGCCGTTCGTTGGTGGGTTCGGGTGATCGCAGTGAGCGTATTCGCACGTATAATTTTCCTCAAGGGCGAATTACCGATCACCGCATCAACCTCACGTTGTATAAGTTAACCGAAGTGGTCAGCGGTGAGCAGCTCGATGACGTCATTGACCCGCTGGTGCATGAGTATCAGGCGGAACAATTATCCGCCCTGCAGAATGCCTGATGACACTGGATGCCTTGCTAAGAAAAGCCGCTGAACGGCTAGCTAATGCAGGCTCGACCAGCGCGCGGCTGGATGCCGAGGTACTGTTGGGCCATGTCGTGAAGCGCGATCGCACCTGGCTGTATACCTGGGGAGACAAAAGCTGCTCAACCTGGCAGCACGCGCGGTTTGATGCCCTCGTTGCAGCCCGAGCCCAGGGGGTGCCCGTCGCTTATTTGACCGGGCAGCGCGAATTTTGGGGCCTAAACCTCGCTACGTCGCGGGATACGCTGATTCCCAGACCCGATACCGAAACACTGGTTGAATTGGCGTTAAGCCGAGCAGACTCATCCAGCGGTCGTTTGCTGGATATCGGCACCGGAACAGGGGCAATTGCCC harbors:
- a CDS encoding tetratricopeptide repeat protein; protein product: MPPRLLLFPLAAITLFVSGCQLSPNAHDERLPFTDDPMRNAPPISQGLDAAGLSTLLQAEFAGQRGDFKRASQGYLEAAERFGAEELAERATFAARFSDDDSLIEEAAQGWKALNPQAETPNRLLAALSLQQGNWLESLERRLALTAANQDGELTGFAETAIAEQGPLDSLLNRLVEHLNQTPPSDPVQQADALLAAALWEAALGRTEQARGYLDQASGLTERPTLLLVEGQLAFETDNPARARQAAQQGLQDNPDDVRFLLLLAQAEIRLDNLDAAQQQTDALLDRHSGSDALRVALAQLYLDEGYAAPAQRLLKPLVGQDNTPNLAYYLLGLIAQSEDDTENALLYYRQVDGGEEFLPARATAAQMLIDDDRLIDARAFLRVERMRHEDYFSDLVKLEVQLLDELGRTADAEALLARELTRTPDDTELLYHRAMRAWEMGDVEQMEQDLRHVISIEPDNAVALNALGYTLADLDLPDRLEEARELIERAYKLDADNPAVLDSLGWVHYRLGDPQEALTWLERAYSRMPDQEIAAHLAEVLHALGRSDEARQIINDVQQRTANHPTIDALIQRYPELDPADSL
- the hemA gene encoding glutamyl-tRNA reductase, translated to MTLLALGINHRTASVAVREQVAFTPAQLDHALAELRALPQISEAAVLSTCNRTELYCVTNAAGEQIVLDWLGRFHQLKVDELTRCAYHYLDNEAVRHLMRVAVGLDSMVLGEPQILGQLKDAYQQAREAQGLGSELERLFQHTFAVAKQVRTETGIGKNPVSVAYAAVSMASRIFDDFGRSRALLIGAGETIELVARHLHEAGVRKLTVANRTRERAEKISGPLGGTAITLPEIPAALEEADIVISSTAAPLPILGKGMVERALKKRRHRPVFMVDIAVPRDIEPEVGELADVFLYTVDDLEEVIQENRRHRQVAADQAESLIEHGVSGWQHERRIRHGGELIRGYRRHGESLRDTARDQALERLARGEDPAKVVERLAHQLANRLMHQPTQTLRDAASQEDHVLLEAAPRLLMPPKPAFEKPSTSTANRQKDDTPA
- the lolB gene encoding lipoprotein insertase outer membrane protein LolB; the protein is MACAVAVLLAGCATQAPQDESGRQAGDWEAQEAEVEALDTWTLVGKAGLRTPDENTSANLDWNQHPHYFRMLISGPFGGGRTVLEGSEGRFSLSNGDGQFEAETPEALMEEQLGWSLPVRAMPDWTRGLPGDDDNYQLETDEFGFPSHLEQDGWEIDYREWEQYNGLWLPRRLVMNYDDIRITLIVNEWRPTDDEDE
- the prfA gene encoding peptide chain release factor 1, whose translation is MKETLRQRLDSFADRFEELSMLLSDPEVIHDQQRFRDYSREYSELDELVGAWQRYRRIESDIEAAQQLSQDSDPEIRELAEMEIDDGREQLDTLDTELKRLLVPKDPDDGRGVYLEVRAGTGGDEASLFAGDLFRMYSRYAEKRGWRVEVVSASHGEQGGYKEVISRVKGDGVYARLKFESGAHRVQRVPATESQGRIHTSACTVAVMPEVDDVGDVDINSADLRVDTFRSSGAGGQHVNTTDSAIRITHLPSGVVVECQEERSQHKNRAKAMSLLAAKLKQSAQDAQRQSQADARRSLVGSGDRSERIRTYNFPQGRITDHRINLTLYKLTEVVSGEQLDDVIDPLVHEYQAEQLSALQNA
- the ispE gene encoding 4-(cytidine 5'-diphospho)-2-C-methyl-D-erythritol kinase translates to MTTLTLPAPAKLNRLLHITGRREDGYHRLQTLFQIVNLCDQLTLSARDDGIIQLISRVPGVADSDNLIVRAARLLQQASGTRQGATLALDKKLPMGGGLGGGSSDAATTLLGLNVLWQLGFSLDELAQLGLQLGADVPVFVYGRSAWAEGVGEQLTPVMLDTPWFVIIHPGVSVSTPAVFKDPQLTRDSRPITMARALQGGASEWRNDCEAVVKQRYPAIAETLDWLSQHAPSRLTGTGACVFAAFENAQTAYAVAEAAGHHGPAWVARGLNTSPLHDALGC